A window of Chlorobium phaeobacteroides DSM 266 genomic DNA:
CGGCATGATTCGCGCTTTTGCAGCAATGGCTACAAGCGGCGCCCCGGATGCCGTGCAGCTCTCTCTTGGTATTTCTGAAGCGCTTTTCAATACAGCGCTTGGAATTGTGGGCGGAATCATGGGAATTGTGACCTACAACGTCTTTATCAGCAAGGTCGATCATTTCAGTTACATGATCGATGAGGCGGCCTTTTATATTATTCAGACTCTTGGCAACTCCAAATCGGAATAAAGCGACATGTCGAGGATAAAGGCAAAACGGGTAGGATTTCGGATCGATATGACGCCGATGGTGGATGTTGCGTTCCTGTTGCTGACATTTTTTATGCTTACCACCAAGTTTCGACCTCCTGAAATAGCCGAGGTCGATCTCCCGTCGTCTCATTCTCAGTTAAAGCTTCCCGAATCAGATGTTCTTACCGTAACGGTGAGTGGCGATAACACTTTTTTTATGGGAGTATCTTCCCGTCAGGCAAAGGAAAAGATTTTCAATACTGCGGTAAAGCCGAAACTTCAGGCTGCCAAAATTTCGGAAGCCGAAATCAGGGATTCGCTCAAAAGTTTTCGACTTGCGGAGAGTTTTCCTGTTGGGAAGGATGAGCTTGACAAGTTTGTTCTTATGGCTCGTTTTGCCAATCCAAAACTTCGCCCTGTAATCAGGGCGGATGATGATGCTGGTTTTGATGCGGTGAATCATGCTATAAAAGTGTATAAAAAAGCAAATATGCTTACCTTCAATCTTGTTACCGTGCTTGAAAGGGAGGTTCGCTGATATGGGAATGGTTGATTCTCCCAATGAACGCCGGGCTAAAAAAGGCAGAAAGCGGATTCGCAAGAGGATCGGTTTTCATCTCGATATGACCCCTATGGTGGATGTAGCGTTTTTATTGCTGACCTTCTTCATGCTGACGACTACTTTTGCGAAGTCCAATACTATGGAGATCAGCATGCCGCCTGAGATGGAGGAGGTGAAGATCGCTGAAGCAAATGTCATGACGTTGAGAATTTCAGGAGAAGGCATGGCTTATTGTTCGCTCGGTAATGAGGCGCCTCGCCGGCTTTCGTTGTATGAGAGTGGTGACGCCAGCAGGTTTGCCTTGAGTGCTGAACTGCGGCAGATCTTGAAACAGCAGACCACAGCCAATAAAAAGCTGGTTATTGTGTTGAAAATCAGTGAAAAAGCAAAGTATAAGTATCTGGTTGATGTTATTGATGAGTTGAATCTTATGAAGATTGACCGGTTCAGTCTTGATGATTTTACTGATCAGGATGAACTTGAAATCAAAAGGGCGGTTTAGCCGCAAGAAAGAGCAAAGGAGAGTGTAAGGGTGCCATCAAAGCTTGATAAAATCCATGAAGACGCTCGACGGAAAGCTATGGGCTCATGGTCTATCCGCGAGGATTTTCTCGATACCGACTGTTTGCGGAATGTGCATTACGGCAATCTCGTTCTTCGTCGTCAGGCACACCTTTTTCTCTCGCATGGTGTGTTGACGGCAATGGTACTGTTATCATTTGTTTGGCTGCTTAGCGCAAACTGGCAGTCGATTACCGCTGTTTTCGGCTTTTTCCAAAAAGATGACAAACCTTTGACGGAGTCGTATGAGTTTGTAACCTGTGTGACGCAACTGCCGCCACCGCCGCCGATCGCCGCACCACCTCCTGCGGTCGCCAAGGCTGCGCCTGCACCTGCGAATGTCGGTAAAATAAAAAAAGTCAAAGCGGATGAAGTTCCTCTTCAGCAGACTTTTGCAACCCAGAAAGAGATAAGCCACGCTATTCAGTCACAACCTGCTGATGGAGCAGATTGCGGTTCTGCTTCCGGTTCGGATGAGGGTGCTACGTTTGTTGCCCGTGAAAAAGATCCGGTGCTTTTGTCGATGAAAAAAAGCTATCCTGAAATGGCAAGAACAGCAGGCATTGAGGGACGAGTTTTTATAAGTGTTCTGGTAGGAGAGGACGGCAGGGCTGTTCAGGCAAAAATCCTGAAAAGAATTCCTGCTGACTGTAATGTTTTTGATGCTGCGGCAATGAAAGCGGTTATGGAGGCAAAATACGCTCCGGGTATCCAGAATGGTAACCCGATCAAGGTATGGTTTACGGTTCCGATCCGTTTTCAGCTCGATTAATGCCACGTTTATGAGGTTCGAATATCGTCTTCCGAGTCAACGCGTGATGGTTTTTATTCCGGTTTGCCTGATTGCCTGATCAGATAGAGATCAGGATGTACAATGTCTATGGGCGATGACGAAAGTTCGACATATGGCCAGCCATTTAACGTGGATGTTGTTTTCTGTTTTCTGACAAACAATAAAATGTTTTGTCTGTACCAGAACGGAATGCGGTTGTCATTCCAGATTTTTGGCCGGATTATGTCATAAACAAGATAATCCATCTTCCTGAACAGCTCTACCCAGTAGTGTTGCCACTGCTCGTTGACGTGATGTTGGCCACCTTGAAAAGGGATAGCTGCTGAAAAAAGTACGTAGTCGGAGAGTTCTGTAAGAGAAAAAATAAATTCCTCCGCGCAATCAGAAGGCAAGTGTTCTGCGACTTCAAGGGAGATGGCAAGATCGTATTTTGTTATTGATCGTATCATTGATCTGGTCAGGTCTATCTCTGTGAAGCATGAGTACGGGATTGCCAGCAGATTCCGGTCCATCCAGCTTCCGTCGAAACCCTGGATTTCGTTCACTCCTTTTTGCTGTAACACAGAGAGCCATGTTCCTGTACCGCATCCGACGTCAACGGCTGAATGAACGGTCGGAATACGATCTAAAAGCATCGAAAGAATGGTATTTGCAGCATGAATGGTTTTTTCGTGTCTGTTCACGTAAAACTCTTTTTCGTACGCAGTCATGCTTTTATTTGTTTGATCGATTTCTATTCGATTCAGCTGATTTCCTGCGGTACAGGACAGCAAAGGCAATGCCGACATATGCCGAAACGAGGGCGAATGGTGCTATGAAGAGAGAAAAAAAACCATTAACCTCTTTTTCGAGATACATTCCCGCATAACTTCCGGCAATAACCAGGACGCCTAAGGCAATCATACTGTAGTTTATGACTCCCAGAGGCATTGCTGTCTGCTTGAGTCCTTTTTTATCCGCAGGTTTAACTCTTTTATTCTTCGTTAAAGATTTCATCAAGAACCATGATACATTGTTGAGCTTCCCCCTGGCTGATGTTGAGTGGAGGCAGAAGCCGGATAACGTTTTGGCTTGTTGCATTTATAATGACATGCTTCTTAAGAGCTTTTTCAACATAGAACTTCGCTTCTTTGTCGACTGTCATGCCGATCATTAATCCATACTGCCGTATCGCTGTTATTTGTGAGTGCTTTTGTGCGAGTTGCAGCAATCCGGTTTTAATAAAGCTGCCGATCTCTACAGCATGTGCCATGAGATTGTCCTCATAGATCGCCTCAATCATCGCCAGGCCTGCTGCACAGGCGACAGGATTGCCCCCGAAGGTCGTACCATGGTTTCCGTAACTGAACACATCGGAAAGGCTCTCGCTGCCGAGAACTGCTGATAAGGGCAGACCTCCTCCCAGCGGTTTGGCAAGGCAAACCAGATCAGGTTCGAAATCAAAATGCAGGTAACTGAAAAACTTGCCGGTTCTTCCGCATCCAGCCTGAATCTCATCGGCAACGATTAAAAAATTATGGCGTTGGCGCAGTTCATTGAGCTTTTCAATAAACGGCGCTGATATCTGGTGAATCCCACCCTCACCCTGGATGATTTCTATAAAAACAGCGGCGGTTCTCTCTGAAACCTTTTTTTCGAGGTCAAGAGGATCATTAAAGTTAATCATACCGGTATCTGGCAGCAACGGTTCGAAGCCATCGGTATATTTTGCCTTTGCCGTCAAGGACATGGCGCCATATGTTCTTCCATGAAAACAGTTTGAGAGCGATAATATCTCTTTTTTGCGATCGTTGCCGGAAGAGGCTGCCCATTTTCTTGCCATTTTGATGGACGCTTCAATAGCTTCAGTGCCGCTGTTGGCAAAAAATACCTTGGAAAGCCCGGAAATTTCAAGAAGTTTCTCTGCCAAAGCAAACTGTGGCTGCAAAAGAAAGAGATTGGATGCATGGATGATTTTGGCTGCCTGTTCGTTTATCGCGTTGATAAGGCGCTTGTCGCCATATCCGAGGGCATTGACTCCGATGCCGGCAATCATATCGAGATAGCGTATACCCGTATCGCTGACAAGCCATGAACCATCTCCATGGGTTATAGCTATTGGGAGTCTTGCATAGTTATGGAAAAAAAGCGCCTGTTCACTTTCCGGTGTTATGGGCATTTGTTTCATGTTCATGTAACGTTCTCTTGGTAAAGGTGTCTGTGGAGAATGTTCAGCCAGTCACTAAAAAAGGTGATAATAATGATGATTCGTCATGCGTTCAAACTTTTTTTTCTTCATTTCTCCACTGAAGAAAGACTCTTGCTACTCTCCATAAACCATAAGCGCCCATCAGGAGAGCATAGAGATGCAAATCGTCACGGATTGCTTCAGATGGTGCTCTGTAAAAAAACAGCAGATACAGGGAAAGTCCAGCGAATGCAGTGCCGAGTAAAAGCCCGATTGCCATCGAAGGGGTGATTTTACCCATCACAATTCGTTGTTGTTTTATTGCTGTTATTATTTTTCGCAATATCGGGATAGAAACGCCACTCCTTGTTGACGATAAGTCTGGCGCCGTAGCTGAAGGTGAAATACGACCATCCCCACTGCAACAGAACAAAAACCCTGTGCCGGAAACTGGTGAGGAAATAGATATGCACAAGAAGCCACGTGAACCATGCAAGGATGCCATCAAATTTCAGACTGCCGATTTCCACAATTGCCTTGTTTTTTCCGATGGTTGCCATCTGTCCCTTATCCCGATAGCGAAAGGGTTTTCTCGCCTTTTTTTTCAGGTCGAGCAGAATATTTCTTCCGATAGCTCGTCCTTGTTGCAAGGCGACGGGAGCGAGACCAGGCAGAGTTTTTCCGTTTTCAAGCTCAAAATGAGCAAGGTCACCGCCAGCAAAAAGTTCGGGATGGCCAGGAATGCTGAGATCTTCATTGACAAGGATTCGACCGAGATGGTCAGTTTCCAGGCCCATATTTTTACCGATCGCTATAGCGGTAACACCGGCAGCCCAGAGCACGGTTGCCGCTTCAATTCTCTCATTTCCGATTTGAACACCATTGGCATCGACATCGGTGACCATACTGCTTGTCCATACCTGAACGCCGAGTTTTTCAAGTGATCGGGTGGCCTTGCTAGTAAGTTCCGGAGAAAAAGATCCGAGAATACGCGGAGCAGCCTCAACAATAAAGATTCGCGTCAATTTGGGGTCAATGTTCCGATAAAATTTCGACAGGGTGTATCGACTCATTTCGCCGATGGATCCGGCAAGTTCAACACCAGTAGGTCCGCCTCCCACAATAACAAACGTGAGCAGTTTTTTTCTTTCTACGGGGTCTTTGGTTCTTTCTGCGCACTCATATGCTTCCATCACTCTGCGGCGTATCTCTTTTGCCTGAGCAAGGGTTTTCAGTCCGGGAGCAAACTTTTCCCACTGGTTGTTGCCAAAATAGTGATGCTGAACACCGCAGGCAAGAACGAGATAATCATAAGGTATATCTCCGAAATCGGTGAAAATGGTTTTATTGGCTATATCGGCACTCTCGACAATGCCTTTAAAGACTGTGATATTATCGTAGTTTGCAAGCATGTTTCTGAGTGGTGCCGCGATATCCCCTTCTCCGAGCGCTGCCATCGCCACTTGATAAAGAAGCGGCTGAAAAAGGTGATAGTTTTTTCTGTCAATCAGTGTTACTTCGATATTTTGTTTATTGCCGAGCAGTTTTGCCGTATTAAGTCCTGTAAATCCTCCGCCTATAATCACAACCCGCTGTTTCATGAAACTATCAATTAAGCTTTTACTTATGAGAATATCTGCTGTTTTATCCGGTGTTTAACCGACCGGCAACAGACATTCCCTTATGAATGGAATCGCCTGTATTCGCATGCGTTTATCTTTATGTGTATAAAAGTTAACAAAAAAGCAGGGAATGTCCGCGAGTCGTTCCCAACCCACGAGGAAGCATTACTTATAGGCATGATGATGGTCAGGGTTATTCCGTGATCAGGTGAGGCGATCGATGAGTGCTTTGTGTCGTGGAAATATATCCGACAGTATGTTTTTATTGGCAAATTCGAAATCGATGAAATCAAAACCCGGCGCAACAACACAGCTAACCAGCGTATATCGGTCAGTTACGATGCTATCGGGAAAGCATGCCCCGAACCAGCTTCCCGCTGGAACCGAGGCCTGGAGGAGTTGGCCCGACACCGGGTCCAGGCCAAGGGTAAACGACGAGTAGTTTGCCTCCAGTTCAGAGAAAATATGGACGACAAGAGGTGAACCTGTATGAAAAAACCAGAGTTCATCGGATTGTATCCGGTGCAGCTTTGACTGTTGACCCTCTTTCAGCAGATAGTGGATAGCCGTTGCATAAGAGCGGTGTGCTCCGAACGAAGTGCTTCCTGTGAAATCATAGCCCCCTCTATTTCGGTATGTTTCCCGGTAGAAGCCTCCTTCAGGATGTTGCTGCAACGCCAGGTGCGTTATCCAGAACTCAGCTTTTTGCACGTAGTTTATGTTTTATATTTTCGTTTTTCAGCCTTGATTCCTCTGCAAGCCCAAGACGGAATGCTTTGATTGCCTGCATCAGAACTTCATCGGAAAGCGCGAGCATCTGCAGGGCAAGGAGCGCCGCATTTCGGGCATTATCAATACCTACGGTCGCTACGGGAATACCTGCAGGCATCTGCACGATCGAGTAGAGGGAGTCCAGGCCGCTCAGCTTTTTGCTGAAAACCGGAACACCGATAACCGGAAGAAGAGTCAAGGCTGCCGTAACGCCTGGCAGATGTGCTGCTCCGCCAGCTCCGGCTATGATGATTTTAAGACCGCGTTCCTGGGCCGATGTGGCATAGGTTTCAAGGTCGTGCGGGGTTCGGTGCGCTGAAATAACCGATACTTCATACGGGACTGCGAAATCGTCGAGAACCGTTGTGGCTGCTTTCATAATGTCGAAGTCGGAATCGGAGCCCATGAGGATACCTACAACAGGCTTGAATTGATCAGAGATTGTTTGTGTCATAAAAATAAATGAGCTGACGGCATATAAAGGCGGTCTGTTTGTAAGATGGGATGAATTTATGAAATTGTCGAGTTTTATGTATTTTCCACAGTATCAGACAAAAAATAACACTTGTTGAGGAAGTTTACAATGGCAGCAAATCTTGCGGTGAAGTACAGTAATCCCGGCCCTCGTTATACCAGTTATCCGACCATTCCTTCATGGAGCACAGACGGTGTTACCCAGGAACAATGGAAGGAGGCTATGGTCAAAGGGTTCAATGACAGCAATGAGAGCACCGGCATCAGTTTGTATATTCATATTCCTTTTTGCGAAAATTACTGTTATTTTTGCGGATGTAACGCTCATCGTACTCAGGATCACTCTTTTGAAGCTCCTTACCTTGACGCGTTGCTCAAGGAATGGCAGATGTATCTCGATGTTTTTCCCGGAACGCTTAATGTTAAGGAGATGCATATCGGTGGAGGGACGCCAACTTTTTTCAGTCCTGAAAACCTGATCAAGCTTGTTGACGGTCTCTACAAGCATGTCAATACGATGGATGATTATATTTTCAGTTTTGAAACAAATCCGCGATCAACATCGAGAGAGCACCTTGAGGCGCTCTACAGTGTGGGTTTCAGACGCATGAGCTTCGGTATCCAGGATTTTGATCCGATTGTGCAGCAGGAGATCAATCGTCCGCAGTCCTTCGAGCTTGTAAGGGAAAAAGTTGAACTTGCACGAGAGATCGGCTTTACTTCGCTGAATTTTGATCTTGTTTACGGTTTACCCAAACAGACACTTGCCACTATAACCGATACCATTCAGAAAGTGATGGAGTTGAAGCCCGACAGGCTTGCTTTTTATGCCTACGGGCACAATCCTCACATGTATGAAGGTCAGAGGAAGTTCAAGGAATCGGATCTTCCTGTTGGCGATGTCAAGCAGGAACTCTATGACAAAGGACGAGCAATGCTTGAGTCGATAGGCTATCATGAAATCGGCATGGATCATTTTGCCATTGAAGGTGATGCCCTGTATGAAGCAGCTAAAAACGGAACTCTGCATAGAAACTTCATGGGGTACACCGAAAATACCACTCAAATGATGCTTGCGCTTGGAGCATCATCCATCAGTGATACATGGTATGCATTTGCTCAGAATGAAAGGCACGATGATGCCTATATCAAGGCTGTAAATGAAGGACGTTTTCCGCTTTTGCGCGGTCATCTGCTCACCGATGAGGATCTTGTGCTGCGTCGACATATTCTCAATCTGATGTGCAAGCAGGAGACCTCATGGGAAGATCCCAAACTCTATTGCGACGAGCTTGATATTGCCAGATACAGGCTGGAGGATATGGAAAGTGACGGTATGGTGGTACTTCTTGAGCATGGAGTCAGGGTTACCGATGTCGGTATTCCGTTTCTGCGTAATATTTGCATGGCGTTTGACGCAAGACTCTGGCGATCGGACAGCCTTTCCAAAGCATATAATGTATCAAGGGATATTCAGAAAACATATATTGAAAAAGCCCGTCAGGCAAAAGCTCAACAGGTTGAGTAACGGTCTGAATAAGTATAATGCAAAGGGTGATTTTGATCACCCTTTTTTTGTGTCGTTTTTATGAAAAAAAAAGTAAAAATAGGGTTTCTTGGGAGCGGATGGGCAAGGATTGCCCAGGCGCCGGCGTTTTCTCTTATGGATGATGTTAAACTTTCGGCTGTTGCCAGCCCTACAGAAAAGCATCGTCGAAAGTTTATGGAAATGTTCGGTATCAGCAAGGGGTTTGATGACTGGCGTGATATGCTGGAAACGGATCTTGATCTGGTCTGTGTAACGACGCCGCCTTTTCTTCATGCGCCCATGGTTAGGGCACTGCTTGAAAGCGGTAAAAGTGTGTTGTGTGAAAAGCCGTTTGCGGTCAATGTTGCAGAAGCCCTTGCGATGACAGAGGTTGCACAATCTTCCCCTGGTCTTGCGCTCGTCGATCATCAGCTTCGTTTTCACCCTGCGGTACGCTGCATGAAACAGATGATCGACAGTGGTGAAATCGGTAAGGTGTATGAGGTTCGCGCTGTAGTCAACCTGTCAAGTCGAAACAAGCCGGATCATCGATACTCCTGGTGGAGTGATGCTGAAAAGGGGGGTGGGGCTCTGAAAGCTATCGGATCTCATCTTATTGATTTGAACCGATATCTGGTAGGCGAAATACATGAGGTGTCCTGTAATCTTGCAACGGCTCTTCCTTTCAGACCAGATGAATCCGGAAATCCCTGTCCTGTAACTTCAGATGACAGTTTTGCTATGATGATGAAGTTCGGCCCCTCATCCATCGCTCTTGGTTCACCCTCATTGATGCATGTGACAACGGTTGGCGCCTATACCTGGTTTTCCTTTGAGGTCGTTGGAAGTATGAGGACGATAAGGCTTGATGGTGCAGGACGGCTCTGGGAGGTCGATAACGATCACTCAAAAGGAGGAAGAAGTCTTATTGATGCCCCGCGATGGAAACAGCATGAGCCGATACTTCCCTGGGATGAACTGGTGCTGCAGGAAAAAATAAGACAGTCTTCCCTTGCTGTGCATGGCGTTTTTGCTGTAGGCTTTGCCTTTCTTGCTCACAGAATAGTAAAAGCGATTCATAACGGCGAAAAAACTCTTCACGATGCGGCAGGATTTACTGATGGGTTGATGATCCAGAAAATATTGCAGGCAGGAAGCGATTCCGACAGACTGCGTCGTTGGATAAAAATTCAATCATAACGGGAATCAGCATGGCTTGGGTTTTTCTGGTAATAGCGGGAGTTTTTGAGTGCTTCTGGGCTGTCGGGCTTAAATATACCGATGGTTTTGCCCGACCGGTTATCTCACTTGTTACCCTCATTTTTATGGTTGCGAGTTTCTGGTTGCTCTCTGCAGCTATGAAAACCATTCCTGTAGGAACAGCTTATGCTGTCTGGACAGGTATCGGCGCAGCAGGCGTTGCTCTGGCAGGAATACTTCTCTTTCAGGAATCCCGGGATATTACCCGAATACTCTGCATTCTTCTGATTGTTACCGGAGTCATCGGTCTCAGAGTTTTTTCACGCTGATTCCTCATGGGATTTTTTTTAAAAAAAGCTGCCGACAAATCGCAATGTCTGGCA
This region includes:
- a CDS encoding ExbD/TolR family protein, with translation MSRIKAKRVGFRIDMTPMVDVAFLLLTFFMLTTKFRPPEIAEVDLPSSHSQLKLPESDVLTVTVSGDNTFFMGVSSRQAKEKIFNTAVKPKLQAAKISEAEIRDSLKSFRLAESFPVGKDELDKFVLMARFANPKLRPVIRADDDAGFDAVNHAIKVYKKANMLTFNLVTVLEREVR
- a CDS encoding ExbD/TolR family protein, with the protein product MGMVDSPNERRAKKGRKRIRKRIGFHLDMTPMVDVAFLLLTFFMLTTTFAKSNTMEISMPPEMEEVKIAEANVMTLRISGEGMAYCSLGNEAPRRLSLYESGDASRFALSAELRQILKQQTTANKKLVIVLKISEKAKYKYLVDVIDELNLMKIDRFSLDDFTDQDELEIKRAV
- a CDS encoding energy transducer TonB, with amino-acid sequence MPSKLDKIHEDARRKAMGSWSIREDFLDTDCLRNVHYGNLVLRRQAHLFLSHGVLTAMVLLSFVWLLSANWQSITAVFGFFQKDDKPLTESYEFVTCVTQLPPPPPIAAPPPAVAKAAPAPANVGKIKKVKADEVPLQQTFATQKEISHAIQSQPADGADCGSASGSDEGATFVAREKDPVLLSMKKSYPEMARTAGIEGRVFISVLVGEDGRAVQAKILKRIPADCNVFDAAAMKAVMEAKYAPGIQNGNPIKVWFTVPIRFQLD
- a CDS encoding methyltransferase domain-containing protein is translated as MTAYEKEFYVNRHEKTIHAANTILSMLLDRIPTVHSAVDVGCGTGTWLSVLQQKGVNEIQGFDGSWMDRNLLAIPYSCFTEIDLTRSMIRSITKYDLAISLEVAEHLPSDCAEEFIFSLTELSDYVLFSAAIPFQGGQHHVNEQWQHYWVELFRKMDYLVYDIIRPKIWNDNRIPFWYRQNILLFVRKQKTTSTLNGWPYVELSSSPIDIVHPDLYLIRQSGKPE
- a CDS encoding aspartate aminotransferase family protein; this translates as MKQMPITPESEQALFFHNYARLPIAITHGDGSWLVSDTGIRYLDMIAGIGVNALGYGDKRLINAINEQAAKIIHASNLFLLQPQFALAEKLLEISGLSKVFFANSGTEAIEASIKMARKWAASSGNDRKKEILSLSNCFHGRTYGAMSLTAKAKYTDGFEPLLPDTGMINFNDPLDLEKKVSERTAAVFIEIIQGEGGIHQISAPFIEKLNELRQRHNFLIVADEIQAGCGRTGKFFSYLHFDFEPDLVCLAKPLGGGLPLSAVLGSESLSDVFSYGNHGTTFGGNPVACAAGLAMIEAIYEDNLMAHAVEIGSFIKTGLLQLAQKHSQITAIRQYGLMIGMTVDKEAKFYVEKALKKHVIINATSQNVIRLLPPLNISQGEAQQCIMVLDEIFNEE
- a CDS encoding NAD(P)/FAD-dependent oxidoreductase, translating into MKQRVVIIGGGFTGLNTAKLLGNKQNIEVTLIDRKNYHLFQPLLYQVAMAALGEGDIAAPLRNMLANYDNITVFKGIVESADIANKTIFTDFGDIPYDYLVLACGVQHHYFGNNQWEKFAPGLKTLAQAKEIRRRVMEAYECAERTKDPVERKKLLTFVIVGGGPTGVELAGSIGEMSRYTLSKFYRNIDPKLTRIFIVEAAPRILGSFSPELTSKATRSLEKLGVQVWTSSMVTDVDANGVQIGNERIEAATVLWAAGVTAIAIGKNMGLETDHLGRILVNEDLSIPGHPELFAGGDLAHFELENGKTLPGLAPVALQQGRAIGRNILLDLKKKARKPFRYRDKGQMATIGKNKAIVEIGSLKFDGILAWFTWLLVHIYFLTSFRHRVFVLLQWGWSYFTFSYGARLIVNKEWRFYPDIAKNNNSNKTTTNCDG
- a CDS encoding cupin domain-containing protein gives rise to the protein MQKAEFWITHLALQQHPEGGFYRETYRNRGGYDFTGSTSFGAHRSYATAIHYLLKEGQQSKLHRIQSDELWFFHTGSPLVVHIFSELEANYSSFTLGLDPVSGQLLQASVPAGSWFGACFPDSIVTDRYTLVSCVVAPGFDFIDFEFANKNILSDIFPRHKALIDRLT
- the purE gene encoding 5-(carboxyamino)imidazole ribonucleotide mutase translates to MTQTISDQFKPVVGILMGSDSDFDIMKAATTVLDDFAVPYEVSVISAHRTPHDLETYATSAQERGLKIIIAGAGGAAHLPGVTAALTLLPVIGVPVFSKKLSGLDSLYSIVQMPAGIPVATVGIDNARNAALLALQMLALSDEVLMQAIKAFRLGLAEESRLKNENIKHKLRAKS
- the hemN gene encoding oxygen-independent coproporphyrinogen III oxidase: MAANLAVKYSNPGPRYTSYPTIPSWSTDGVTQEQWKEAMVKGFNDSNESTGISLYIHIPFCENYCYFCGCNAHRTQDHSFEAPYLDALLKEWQMYLDVFPGTLNVKEMHIGGGTPTFFSPENLIKLVDGLYKHVNTMDDYIFSFETNPRSTSREHLEALYSVGFRRMSFGIQDFDPIVQQEINRPQSFELVREKVELAREIGFTSLNFDLVYGLPKQTLATITDTIQKVMELKPDRLAFYAYGHNPHMYEGQRKFKESDLPVGDVKQELYDKGRAMLESIGYHEIGMDHFAIEGDALYEAAKNGTLHRNFMGYTENTTQMMLALGASSISDTWYAFAQNERHDDAYIKAVNEGRFPLLRGHLLTDEDLVLRRHILNLMCKQETSWEDPKLYCDELDIARYRLEDMESDGMVVLLEHGVRVTDVGIPFLRNICMAFDARLWRSDSLSKAYNVSRDIQKTYIEKARQAKAQQVE
- a CDS encoding Gfo/Idh/MocA family protein, which encodes MKKKVKIGFLGSGWARIAQAPAFSLMDDVKLSAVASPTEKHRRKFMEMFGISKGFDDWRDMLETDLDLVCVTTPPFLHAPMVRALLESGKSVLCEKPFAVNVAEALAMTEVAQSSPGLALVDHQLRFHPAVRCMKQMIDSGEIGKVYEVRAVVNLSSRNKPDHRYSWWSDAEKGGGALKAIGSHLIDLNRYLVGEIHEVSCNLATALPFRPDESGNPCPVTSDDSFAMMMKFGPSSIALGSPSLMHVTTVGAYTWFSFEVVGSMRTIRLDGAGRLWEVDNDHSKGGRSLIDAPRWKQHEPILPWDELVLQEKIRQSSLAVHGVFAVGFAFLAHRIVKAIHNGEKTLHDAAGFTDGLMIQKILQAGSDSDRLRRWIKIQS
- a CDS encoding DMT family transporter, with the protein product MAWVFLVIAGVFECFWAVGLKYTDGFARPVISLVTLIFMVASFWLLSAAMKTIPVGTAYAVWTGIGAAGVALAGILLFQESRDITRILCILLIVTGVIGLRVFSR